A single window of Methanomassiliicoccales archaeon DNA harbors:
- a CDS encoding methanogenesis marker 2 protein: protein MDLEALVNDLRSYPGILRKKTISDVLSFFPKTSQNRVLAAYGEDAAVIEHKGSVLLLAADGIMESLMKANPWFAGYYAILVNINDIAAMGGIPLALVDIISMKDEKVCSQVMKGMESASTKFGVPVVGGHTHPDCNYNAVDVAILGTAEKEEVIYSHKAQIGDDIIFVMDLDGYYPEKLNYAWDTTSRKDAEKVRRQILLMNEVGKKRLAHSGKDMSNPGSIGTLGMLLETSGKGGVVDLDKIPRPKGIDFNQWLKSYQGCGFVLTADPRNSMEIISIFQKEGVDGAIVGRVDNSSKLIIQSEGESKILFDFRTDKITGCGPELLPERCKYTDHKC, encoded by the coding sequence ATGGATCTTGAGGCGTTGGTCAACGATTTGCGGTCCTATCCTGGAATATTGCGCAAAAAGACCATTTCAGACGTTCTCAGCTTCTTTCCAAAGACCTCGCAAAATAGAGTGTTGGCGGCATATGGAGAGGATGCCGCTGTAATTGAGCATAAAGGTTCTGTTTTACTTTTAGCCGCTGATGGTATTATGGAGAGTTTGATGAAAGCTAATCCTTGGTTCGCGGGATATTATGCCATTTTAGTAAATATAAATGACATCGCTGCGATGGGAGGAATACCTTTAGCCCTTGTCGACATAATTTCTATGAAGGATGAAAAGGTATGTAGTCAGGTAATGAAAGGGATGGAGAGTGCAAGCACCAAATTTGGTGTTCCTGTAGTGGGGGGCCATACTCATCCAGATTGCAATTACAATGCAGTGGACGTAGCCATTTTAGGGACTGCGGAGAAGGAAGAAGTGATATATAGTCATAAGGCTCAGATCGGAGATGACATAATTTTTGTTATGGATTTGGATGGATATTATCCTGAAAAATTGAACTATGCCTGGGATACTACTAGCAGGAAAGATGCGGAAAAGGTCCGCCGACAGATACTGCTCATGAATGAGGTAGGAAAAAAACGATTGGCTCATTCTGGTAAAGATATGAGTAATCCTGGCTCAATCGGTACATTAGGGATGCTTCTTGAGACCAGTGGCAAAGGAGGAGTAGTCGATTTAGACAAAATCCCACGTCCAAAAGGTATCGATTTCAACCAATGGTTGAAATCATATCAAGGCTGTGGATTCGTGCTTACAGCAGATCCTAGAAACTCAATGGAGATAATTTCCATATTCCAAAAAGAAGGGGTCGATGGGGCGATTGTTGGTAGGGTAGATAATAGCTCCAAACTGATTATCCAATCGGAAGGAGAATCAAAAATACTTTTCGATTTCAGGACAGATAAGATTACTGGTTGTGGTCCAGAATTACTTCCGGAAAGATGTAAATACACTGACCATAAGTGCTAG